A region of Moorena producens PAL-8-15-08-1 DNA encodes the following proteins:
- the aroH gene encoding chorismate mutase: MQWRVRAIRGATTASENTVAAIREAVMELLDELEAHNEIDHQEIISAIFTTTRDLDAKFPAAIARERPHWDHVPLLDVQQMHVEGSLERCIRCLIQINTPVSQLEIYHPYLRQAKNLRPDLILAQVNR, encoded by the coding sequence TTGCAGTGGAGAGTTAGAGCAATTCGAGGCGCAACAACTGCCTCAGAAAATACAGTAGCAGCGATTCGAGAAGCAGTGATGGAACTGCTAGATGAACTCGAAGCTCATAATGAAATTGACCATCAAGAAATTATTAGTGCTATTTTCACCACGACCCGTGATTTGGATGCTAAATTTCCAGCTGCGATCGCAAGAGAACGTCCGCATTGGGATCATGTTCCTTTACTTGATGTCCAACAGATGCATGTCGAGGGTAGCCTAGAGCGTTGTATCCGGTGTTTAATCCAAATCAACACTCCTGTTTCTCAACTTGAAATTTATCATCCCTATTTACGTCAGGCAAAAAATTTAAGGCCTGATTTGATCTTAGCTCAAGTCAACCGTTAG
- the asnS gene encoding asparagine--tRNA ligase, whose protein sequence is MEIRRIAEVLRNGQPDQSLTIQGWVRTKRELKDFAFMEVNDGSSMANLQVVLNPDLSDYETIVKQLNTGSSVEVTGILVESLGKGQRIELKASSVKVYGEADANYPLQKKRHSFEFLRTISHLRSRTNTLGAVFRVRNACSSAIHQFFQERGFLWVHTPIITASDCEGAGELFSVTNLDLNNIPKTDNEAVDYTQDFFGRPTYLTVSGQLQAEIMSMAFRDVYTFGPTFRAENSNTSRHLAEFWMVEPEMAFCDLKGDMDLAEAFLKHVFKSVLENCPEDLEFFNKRIDNNVLATADNIINNQFERITYTDAIALLEKTDRKFEYEVSWGVDLQSEHERYLAEELFKKPVIVTDYPVEIKAFYMRLNDDQKTVAAMDVLAPRIGEIIGGAQREERLDILEKRIQNQGMNPEDLWWYLDLRRYGTVPHAGFGLGFERLVQFMTGMANIRDVIPFPRTPLSAEF, encoded by the coding sequence ATGGAAATTCGACGGATTGCTGAAGTTTTGCGCAATGGTCAACCAGATCAGTCTTTGACCATTCAAGGCTGGGTAAGGACAAAACGGGAATTAAAGGACTTTGCCTTCATGGAAGTCAACGATGGCTCTTCCATGGCAAATTTACAGGTAGTGCTCAATCCAGACTTGTCAGATTATGAGACTATCGTGAAGCAGCTTAATACTGGCTCATCAGTAGAAGTCACTGGTATACTAGTAGAATCTCTTGGCAAGGGACAGCGAATTGAACTCAAAGCATCCTCGGTGAAAGTGTATGGGGAAGCAGATGCCAATTATCCCCTACAGAAGAAACGCCACTCCTTCGAGTTTTTGCGCACCATTAGCCATTTGCGATCGCGTACCAATACCCTAGGTGCAGTGTTCCGAGTGCGGAATGCCTGCTCCAGTGCCATTCATCAGTTTTTCCAAGAACGAGGTTTCTTGTGGGTTCATACGCCAATTATCACCGCTAGTGACTGTGAAGGAGCGGGGGAGTTGTTCAGTGTCACTAACCTAGACTTAAACAACATTCCCAAAACCGATAATGAAGCAGTCGATTACACTCAGGACTTTTTTGGACGACCGACATACCTGACAGTCAGTGGTCAATTACAAGCAGAAATTATGTCAATGGCGTTTCGGGATGTGTACACCTTTGGTCCTACATTCCGAGCCGAGAATTCTAATACCTCTCGACATCTAGCAGAATTTTGGATGGTGGAGCCTGAGATGGCATTCTGCGATTTGAAGGGAGATATGGATTTAGCAGAAGCCTTTCTCAAGCATGTATTTAAGTCAGTATTGGAAAACTGTCCAGAAGATCTGGAATTTTTTAACAAGCGGATAGATAACAATGTTCTCGCTACTGCTGATAATATTATCAATAATCAGTTTGAGCGGATTACTTATACAGATGCGATCGCATTACTGGAGAAAACGGATCGTAAGTTTGAGTATGAGGTAAGTTGGGGTGTAGATTTGCAGTCAGAACACGAACGGTATCTAGCCGAAGAGTTGTTTAAAAAGCCCGTGATTGTCACGGATTATCCAGTAGAGATTAAAGCCTTTTATATGCGCTTAAACGACGACCAAAAGACTGTAGCAGCAATGGATGTGCTTGCGCCTAGGATTGGGGAGATTATCGGTGGTGCTCAGCGGGAAGAACGGCTGGATATATTAGAGAAGCGAATTCAGAATCAGGGCATGAATCCAGAAGATTTATGGTGGTATTTAGATTTGCGACGTTATGGTACAGTGCCCCATGCTGGATTTGGTTTGGGATTTGAGCGATTGGTGCAATTTATGACTGGTATGGCAAATATTCGGGATGTAATTCCGTTTCCCAGAACTCCGTTGAGTGCAGAGTTCTAA
- a CDS encoding glycosyltransferase family 4 protein, with protein MSQINSLKLLLISTPVGPLGSGLGGGVELTVRNIATELINRGHRITIVATKGSTAWGMPLVEIDGVLETSIQTQTRDTPTIIPPSSVLANMWDYGRQVQTDYDLIVNFAYDWLPFYLTPFFTCPIAHLVSMGSLTEAMDQIIEQIAINFPGTIGVHSMAQGATFSFKNRFRCLGNGIDLSVYSFCDSPSPWVGWVGRISPEKGLEDAVAASDFTATPLKIMGLIQNKPYWEQILQDYPNAPLEYLGFLPTDQLQKYLRQCRALLMTPHWVEAFSTVAMEALACGVPVISYDRGGSAEIIEDGKNGFLVEPDSVEGLVEALANLDRIDRRECRRLLEVKYSNQAMSDRVEQWLWDILKESRDSC; from the coding sequence ATGAGCCAAATAAATTCCCTGAAATTGCTATTAATTTCCACCCCAGTTGGTCCGTTGGGTTCAGGGTTAGGTGGTGGGGTTGAGTTGACTGTACGTAACATTGCTACGGAATTGATTAATCGGGGTCACAGGATCACAATTGTGGCAACTAAAGGATCTACAGCTTGGGGAATGCCTCTGGTAGAAATTGATGGTGTTCTGGAAACTAGTATTCAAACTCAAACAAGAGACACTCCTACTATCATCCCTCCATCCTCGGTATTGGCTAATATGTGGGACTATGGGCGGCAAGTTCAAACTGACTATGACTTGATTGTGAACTTTGCCTACGACTGGTTACCGTTTTACCTAACCCCCTTTTTCACTTGTCCCATTGCTCACCTAGTGAGTATGGGTTCATTAACCGAGGCGATGGATCAGATCATCGAACAAATTGCCATTAATTTTCCTGGCACAATTGGGGTTCATTCAATGGCTCAAGGGGCAACATTTTCCTTCAAGAATCGCTTTCGTTGTTTGGGCAATGGCATTGATTTGTCTGTGTATTCCTTTTGTGACTCTCCCTCACCCTGGGTCGGCTGGGTGGGTCGAATTTCTCCAGAAAAAGGCCTAGAAGATGCAGTGGCAGCATCCGATTTCACGGCTACGCCACTAAAAATTATGGGTCTGATACAAAATAAACCCTATTGGGAGCAGATTCTCCAGGATTACCCCAATGCCCCTCTAGAATACCTGGGTTTTCTCCCAACTGATCAACTCCAAAAATACTTGCGCCAGTGTCGAGCTTTACTTATGACCCCTCATTGGGTGGAAGCATTTAGTACTGTGGCAATGGAAGCCCTTGCTTGTGGAGTGCCAGTCATTTCCTATGACCGTGGTGGATCAGCAGAAATTATCGAAGATGGTAAAAATGGCTTTTTGGTAGAACCCGATTCTGTGGAAGGCTTGGTAGAAGCCTTGGCAAACTTGGATAGAATTGACCGCCGTGAATGCCGTCGCCTCCTCGAAGTTAAATACTCTAATCAGGCCATGAGCGATCGCGTAGAGCAGTGGCTCTGGGATATTTTAAAGGAAAGTCGTGATAGTTGCTAG
- a CDS encoding HEAT repeat domain-containing protein: MTRYWSIILLVTCLNYLGWVLGSSQGAKLEKANAFSTNNLPEPLLIAQAPTSATETDQPILLKGSRGKEVALVQAKLKHLGFYDGLEDGVYGEETEKAVALFQESIGLRKLGIVDSVTRKELEQAYAAKTTTSSTSPAPNSGQSVPDEPTTTEPSTEEKSLSSWLIIPAIIMAGGVFFLFKWLTKPKRPVDSQLAPSTENHVLQDPRVNNLKVQVSTDSQNHRLQRDDNHSVSYDVANPSNPQPQSLADSLHVKKTTRLTKFSIVEELIRELEDPDPKKRQQAIWELAQKGDSRAVKPLVDLMLDSDSKQRSLILEALSQISTKTLKPINKALAISLQDDNAQVRKNAIRDATRIYELLNQVLQMLRHATDDPDSEVRETATWAIDQFNKIRPAANLDSLPPAQNHLNSSENTSNHYQDNSD, from the coding sequence ATGACTCGCTATTGGTCTATCATACTTTTAGTTACCTGTTTGAACTACCTAGGCTGGGTGCTGGGAAGCAGTCAAGGGGCGAAATTAGAAAAAGCGAACGCATTTTCAACCAACAACCTCCCTGAGCCGTTGCTAATCGCTCAAGCTCCCACTTCTGCCACAGAAACTGACCAGCCAATTCTGCTCAAAGGGAGTCGGGGAAAAGAGGTGGCTCTTGTGCAAGCCAAGCTAAAGCATCTTGGCTTCTACGATGGGCTTGAAGATGGTGTTTATGGTGAGGAGACAGAGAAAGCAGTCGCTTTATTCCAAGAATCTATTGGATTGAGAAAACTGGGTATTGTTGATTCGGTTACTAGGAAGGAATTAGAGCAAGCCTACGCTGCTAAGACGACAACCAGCAGCACGAGTCCAGCTCCAAACTCAGGTCAATCAGTCCCAGACGAACCGACTACTACGGAACCTTCTACCGAGGAAAAGAGCCTGTCATCTTGGCTGATTATCCCAGCCATCATCATGGCTGGTGGCGTTTTTTTCCTATTCAAGTGGTTGACTAAACCAAAACGACCCGTAGACTCACAATTAGCGCCCTCCACAGAAAATCATGTCTTACAAGATCCTAGAGTCAATAACCTCAAAGTCCAAGTGTCAACTGACTCCCAAAACCACCGTCTTCAAAGGGATGATAACCATAGCGTTAGTTATGATGTCGCCAATCCTAGCAATCCCCAACCTCAGTCATTAGCTGATTCCTTACATGTCAAAAAGACCACTCGTCTGACTAAATTTAGTATCGTCGAGGAATTAATCAGAGAATTAGAAGACCCAGACCCAAAAAAGCGACAACAAGCTATCTGGGAATTAGCCCAAAAGGGTGATTCTAGGGCAGTAAAGCCCCTAGTGGACTTAATGCTAGATTCTGATTCTAAGCAGCGTAGCTTGATTTTGGAAGCCTTATCCCAAATTAGCACCAAAACCCTAAAACCGATTAACAAAGCCCTAGCCATTTCTTTGCAGGATGACAACGCTCAAGTGCGGAAAAATGCTATTCGGGATGCAACGCGAATTTATGAATTACTAAATCAAGTCTTGCAGATGTTGCGTCACGCTACCGATGACCCGGATTCCGAAGTGCGAGAAACGGCAACATGGGCAATCGATCAGTTTAATAAAATTCGCCCTGCAGCGAATCTGGATAGTTTGCCACCAGCACAAAATCACCTAAATTCATCAGAAAATACGTCAAACCATTACCAAGATAATAGCGACTAG
- a CDS encoding DMT family transporter, with protein sequence MQLKANTILPPIGSLLLISPFFLWGTAMVAMKGVIPNTTPLFMAGVRLVPAGVLVLGAATVMGRPQPKGWLAWLWISVFALVDGAMFQGFLAEGLVSTGAGLGSVMIDSQPLVVALLSGFLFGELIGLWGWLGLGFGIVGISLIGLPDQWIFSLFTGNAQAIELSWEQLFDHGEWLMLLASLSMAVGTVMVPIISRYADPVAAVGWHMILGGLPLFALSSVIESQQWVNIDGVGWIALAYSTVFGSAIAYGIFFYFASKGNLTSLCSLTFLTPVFALLFGNLVLSEVLSALQWTGVCVTLLSIYLVNQREQIATLIKARLANNSG encoded by the coding sequence ATGCAACTAAAAGCCAACACAATACTGCCACCGATAGGGTCACTACTGCTGATTTCCCCCTTTTTTCTATGGGGTACAGCTATGGTAGCCATGAAAGGGGTGATCCCTAACACAACCCCTCTGTTTATGGCTGGGGTGCGGTTAGTACCAGCAGGAGTTTTAGTATTAGGAGCAGCAACTGTGATGGGTCGCCCCCAGCCGAAAGGTTGGCTAGCCTGGCTGTGGATTAGCGTATTTGCCTTAGTGGATGGGGCAATGTTTCAGGGTTTCCTAGCCGAGGGATTGGTTAGCACTGGCGCGGGTTTGGGTTCGGTGATGATTGATAGTCAACCCCTAGTGGTCGCCCTGCTATCGGGATTCCTCTTTGGTGAACTTATTGGACTGTGGGGTTGGTTAGGACTAGGATTTGGTATAGTAGGAATCAGCTTGATTGGCTTGCCCGATCAATGGATTTTCAGCCTTTTTACTGGCAACGCTCAAGCTATAGAATTAAGCTGGGAACAGCTGTTTGATCATGGAGAGTGGCTGATGCTCTTAGCATCCCTTTCCATGGCAGTAGGAACAGTAATGGTTCCCATTATCAGCCGCTATGCTGACCCAGTTGCTGCAGTTGGTTGGCATATGATCCTAGGAGGATTACCGTTATTTGCCCTCTCTAGTGTCATAGAATCCCAGCAATGGGTGAATATTGATGGAGTTGGCTGGATCGCATTAGCTTACTCCACTGTTTTCGGGAGTGCGATCGCATACGGTATATTCTTCTACTTTGCCTCCAAGGGGAATCTCACTAGTCTGTGTAGCTTAACCTTTCTGACACCAGTATTTGCCCTGCTATTTGGGAATTTAGTGTTGTCTGAGGTACTCAGTGCTCTACAGTGGACTGGTGTGTGCGTGACATTGCTTAGCATTTATCTAGTCAATCAGCGCGAACAAATAGCAACTCTGATCAAAGCAAGGCTCGCAAACAACAGCGGCTAG
- the sppA gene encoding signal peptide peptidase SppA, whose amino-acid sequence MPWPFKRKSLKQIARIEITGAIAGGTRKRVLEALKTVEEKKFPVLLLRIDSPGGTVGDSQEIYSALVKLREKVKIVASFGNISASGGVYIGMGAEHIVANPGTITGSIGVILRGNNIERLLDKIGVSFKVIKSGPYKDILAFDRELTEPEKTILQELIDTSYQQFVQTVAQSRKLDVDVVKSFADGRIFTGEQAHNLGVVDRLGTEEDARCWAAELVGLDPEKTKSFTIEEPKPLLSRLLPGNLMRNRSQISVGIDWLEFELSTSGQPLWLYRP is encoded by the coding sequence ATGCCTTGGCCGTTTAAACGCAAATCTCTCAAACAAATTGCTCGAATTGAAATCACGGGGGCGATCGCTGGTGGTACCCGTAAACGGGTCCTCGAAGCCCTAAAAACTGTTGAAGAAAAGAAATTTCCGGTCTTACTATTACGGATTGACAGTCCTGGTGGTACAGTCGGGGATTCTCAGGAAATCTATAGCGCCTTGGTGAAGTTGCGAGAAAAGGTGAAGATTGTAGCTAGCTTTGGCAATATCTCCGCATCCGGGGGTGTTTACATTGGCATGGGAGCGGAACATATAGTAGCGAACCCTGGTACAATCACTGGAAGTATTGGTGTGATTCTGCGGGGAAACAATATAGAGCGCTTGTTGGATAAAATCGGTGTTTCCTTTAAGGTCATTAAGTCAGGTCCATACAAAGATATCTTGGCGTTTGACCGGGAACTGACTGAGCCGGAAAAAACTATTCTTCAAGAGTTGATCGATACCAGTTATCAGCAGTTTGTACAAACTGTTGCCCAGAGTCGCAAGCTAGATGTAGATGTGGTAAAAAGTTTTGCTGATGGTAGGATTTTTACTGGTGAGCAAGCACATAACTTGGGGGTCGTTGATCGCCTGGGAACTGAAGAGGATGCCCGTTGCTGGGCAGCGGAATTGGTGGGTCTTGACCCAGAGAAAACCAAGTCTTTCACCATCGAAGAACCCAAACCATTGTTGAGTCGCTTGCTACCGGGTAACCTTATGCGCAATAGATCTCAGATATCTGTTGGTATAGATTGGTTAGAGTTTGAACTATCAACTAGCGGTCAGCCCCTATGGTTGTACCGACCATAA
- the crtR gene encoding beta-carotene hydroxylase, with protein MSEAIKPLTVPKEFLGAPDKFNLTLLMFVAAIILVVCSTSGYWLWDLPNACCFSINVLALHMVGTVIHDASHHVAHKNRYVNALMGHGSALMLGFTFPVFTRVHMQHHANVNDPENDPDHFVSTGGPLWLIAVRFFYHEIFFFKRRLWRKYELWEWFFSRLFIAIIIYLACQYGFLDYIMNYWFVPALVVGIALGLFFDYLPHRPFKERDRWKNARIYPSPIINLLIMGQNYHLIHHLWPTIPWYKYQPAYRAVKPLLDEKGCDQSLGLLARKSFWNFVYDIFLGIRFHHKSSDRKTEST; from the coding sequence ATGTCGGAGGCCATCAAGCCGCTGACAGTACCCAAGGAGTTCCTGGGTGCCCCGGATAAGTTTAACTTAACGTTACTTATGTTTGTGGCGGCGATCATCTTGGTGGTCTGTTCCACCAGTGGTTACTGGCTTTGGGATTTGCCTAACGCTTGCTGCTTTAGCATTAATGTCCTTGCCTTACACATGGTAGGAACAGTCATTCACGATGCCTCTCACCATGTTGCCCACAAAAACCGTTACGTCAATGCCCTGATGGGTCATGGTAGCGCCCTGATGTTAGGTTTTACCTTCCCAGTGTTCACGCGGGTTCATATGCAGCATCATGCCAATGTTAACGATCCCGAAAACGATCCCGATCATTTTGTTTCTACTGGTGGTCCGCTGTGGTTAATTGCAGTTCGCTTTTTTTATCACGAAATATTTTTTTTCAAGCGCCGTTTGTGGCGTAAGTATGAGCTCTGGGAGTGGTTTTTTAGCCGTCTATTCATCGCCATCATCATATATCTTGCTTGTCAATACGGCTTTTTAGACTACATCATGAACTATTGGTTTGTGCCAGCATTAGTTGTAGGTATAGCCCTAGGATTGTTCTTTGATTATTTGCCTCATCGTCCATTTAAAGAACGTGATCGCTGGAAAAATGCTAGAATTTACCCCAGTCCCATCATCAACCTACTAATTATGGGACAAAATTATCATCTAATTCATCACCTGTGGCCGACCATACCCTGGTACAAGTATCAGCCCGCCTACCGTGCTGTTAAACCCCTTTTAGATGAAAAAGGTTGTGATCAATCTCTAGGACTTCTGGCTCGAAAGAGTTTTTGGAACTTTGTATACGACATCTTTTTAGGAATTCGTTTCCACCACAAATCATCTGATAGAAAAACGGAATCAACCTGA